CCTCCTTCGGTGTCCTGAGAAGGGAAAAGTAAAACTCTAGCTACTGGAAACTCTAGTGTACAGGAGGCGGCAAAACTCCTGAAGGTTTCATTCAAAAAAAAGGGGAGGCTAATAGGTTTGTGTTTGTGCAATGAGTGTCACTCTCTGTCATCGGAGCCAGCCTTTATTTTACATATTATACACAAGcgggttgctacagctctggagCAGCGTGGGGGCAGCCAACGTGCCCTGAGCCCAGTGTGAGAGCGCCcggtggctcccccccccccccccccccccccttttgcgggggggcccggggtggggggggggggggggggtggaaaaaaCCCCCCCcgggtttttggttttggttcccccccccccccccgtggtgtttgctggggtggggggggtggggggttcgtCTGAGCTCTGCTGCCTTTTACAGCGGCGAGATCTGGGCATTGGCGGTAACTGAATCCGTTTTATTCCTTTCCCCTTCTAGCTTCTGTGCTGTAAAGGCTTGTTTAACTAGCGGGCGGCGTGTGGCGAGTGGAGCAGGGCCGGGGGGCTGCACACGACTGGGGGTGAAACCTCTTTTCTCCTTCTTGTCTCTGGGCCGGGCCCTGCTCAGGTTATACGGCATCAAGTGCGCCAAGTGCAGCATCGGCTTCAGCAAGAACGACTTCGTGATGCGAGCCCGCTCCAAGGTGTATCACATCGAGTGTTTCCGCTGCGTGGCCTGCAGCCGCCAGCTCATCCCAGGGGACGAGTTCGCGCTGCGGGAGGACGGCCTCTTCTGCCGAGCCGACCACGACGTGGTGGAGAGGGCCAGCCTGGGAGCAGGGGACCCGCTAAGCCCCCTTCATCCTGCCAGACCGCTGCAGATGGCAGGTACTCCTCCagtccacagagagagagagagagctgctgcGACTGCAGGCCACAGCCACTCTGTGCATCTATCGGCTCTGCAGCGAGAGCGGCCAGGGCTTTGTTCCAGCCCTTCCTTCATTcctctgcctctgtgtgtgtgtaccgTACAGCCCTGTAGACATATATGTGTATGCATGCGTCTGGCGTGTTCTATGGAACACGTGTGTGCTGTGTAGAGCCAGGCACAGCTGTAGATTTCTCTCTATATGGATGAGCCTTCCTATAGAAATATAAATGCTAGAACCACACACATAATATCATTATCCATATATGCACATATAGATGACAATATAACGGCACATGTGACAATAGACCAGGTATACACACACCTGTCTATATCTGTGTACACACATGTATATATCCGAAGGCATATCGTTTTATATCTATCTCTAAAAcattatatgtgtgtatgtatttatataaacACACTAATACATTATAGGTGTATATAGATTTATATAAATccgatatatagatagatagatagatatatcgGGTTTATATaaatctatatctatctatctatatatatagatatatatatcgGGTTTATATAAATacttgtatacacacacatataagcCAGTATTAAAACCTTTGAAATCTAGTGGTTCACTGGAAGTACATACCCAAGGTGGTGTATGTGCATTTGTCTAATGAGAGCCCTGGGAGAACCAGTGGACCCTTTGGGGCATAAATTTCCTCTTTTGAAAGTGGGTtggttagatagatagatagataatccaATGTGTATATAACACTTCAGTATTAAATCACAAATacctttccacccccaccccccatccttcCACCCCCCAATAACCCACATTTGGAACAGGTTGTTTTGAAACATTGGTAGAAAAGGGGTCCGAAAAGGGATAGACTTAATAACAGGCGAGCACTTAGGCTGTAATTTAAAACTGTCAACAAGCTAATCTTCACTAATTGCCTTTTAAAGTGATTCTGCCTTCTTGAAACTTTTTATGTGATTTGATGAGAATTTCATCTTAAACTCCGCGTTGCAACTTTAGACTCGACCCAACATACAGGTTTACTTACACTTTTAGTTTTCGACCTGTGCATTAGATATTTATAGAAACTGAGCTTTAGGAAGGGGAACATCTTTCACAGACAAATAAACAACACAAGATTGGAATGGAGAACTGCTATTCAGGTAACTAACGCTAAGGGATATTTACAAACCCAGCCATGTTTCTACGGGCACAGATGCCTCTTCTGAACAGTTTTCAAGTGACCTATGTATATATAGCAGAGAAACATATAGCTAATCATTCCAGAATTTCGGACAGATTATGCATATCCCTTCAAGCATAGTTGTGCATGTCTTATAAGGAATATTGTGTCTGCAGTTACAAAATTACCAGTATTCGGTCTTCATCGAATGTCTTTGCTGTTTTGTTGTGCTCACGGAGAAATAGAAACTCGATGTTACAAGACAAAATTGAACACTCCTTGGCCAAGCTTTTAGTAATGTTTACCCTTTATTTTTGGTCAAGTGACATTTAGGGTATTCTAGTCAATTtaatttctgaagaaaaaaagaatctaTGCACTATCTGAAAAACGATGTATTTCTAACTTTCGATATGACAATGTCCATTTGGTTGCATTTCCCGACGGTTTCCATGAAAATAACCAACCGCCAtgctttcccttccccttttatGATTTTTAAGTGACATAACTTCACCTTGAACCTCCACTTTGCCAGACAAGCCCCTTCTCTTGGGCTCTCCGAATGTGCCTTTCACATACAAGGTTTTCTACAATGGATACGTTTCCTTTGTTTTGGAGCAGTAGTGTAAAACTGTTGGTAGCCGGTGCATGTAACTGCTCAGGGTCTCAGGCCACGTTTTGATAGAGTCTACATACAACAGGCAGGCACACAAATTATGCAAAGTGCTCCCGTTTAAAACTTCTAAGCTAACTATCTACTTTTGTAGTTTCTCCATAAATAAatacttcccccctcccaccctttgcctatTATGAAGTAGAATATTCCTTGTCTGTCAAAGATAATACAGGATTGatcttcagtttgtttgtttgttgtcccCCTACACCAATTATTTGTCTGTACAGTAAAAAATGCCAATTGTGGTGTGATTCCATCAGCTGGTAGGGAAGAGATAAGGACAAGAACTCAGCTGAATGTCTTAATGGCCTTTTCAGTAAGGATCTACCCCACAAAGCTCTGATTCTCTATAGATTCTCTGCCTCTTATTTATGGGGATCCTGTTcgttcctccccccttcccttgcAGCAGAACCTATCTCTGCCAGACAGCCCGCTCTTCGACCCCACGTCCACAAACAGCCCGAGAAGACCACCCGAGTCCGGACTGTGCTTAATGAGAAACAGCTTCACACCTTGAGGACCTGCTACGCTGCCAACCCCAGACCCGACGCGCTTATGAAGGAGCAACTGGTGGAAATGACTGGCCTCAGCCCGAGGGTCATCAGGGTCTGGTTTCAAAACAAGCGATGCAAGGACAAAAAAAGGAGCATCATGATGAAGCAGCTTCAGCAACAGCAGCCCAATGACAAAACTGTAAGTGGCTGCAGCCTGTGATCCTAATGGAACGTTCCTTCCTGAAGTGGAAATGATCCTTTGATCTTGAAATTGTACCGAGACCACCTCTGACCAGCCTTCTCTGGGGTTTGGTTTTGTCTGGGCAGATAAATGCCGCTGATCATGTGAgagctccattttaaaaaagta
This genomic window from Trachemys scripta elegans isolate TJP31775 chromosome 6, CAS_Tse_1.0, whole genome shotgun sequence contains:
- the ISL1 gene encoding insulin gene enhancer protein ISL-1 isoform X2, which encodes MGDMGDPPKKKRLISLCVGCGNQIHDQYILRVSPDLEWHAACLKCAECNQYLDETCTCFVRDGKTYCKRDYIRLYGIKCAKCSIGFSKNDFVMRARSKVYHIECFRCVACSRQLIPGDEFALREDGLFCRADHDVVERASLGAGDPLSPLHPARPLQMAEPISARQPALRPHVHKQPEKTTRVRTVLNEKQLHTLRTCYAANPRPDALMKEQLVEMTGLSPRVIRVWFQNKRCKDKKRSIMMKQLQQQQPNDKTNIQGMTGTPMVAASPERHDGGLQANPVEVQSYQPPWKVLSDFALQSDIDQPAFQQLVNFSEGGPGSNSTGSEVASMSSQLPDTPNSMVASPIEA
- the ISL1 gene encoding insulin gene enhancer protein ISL-1 isoform X1; this encodes MGDMGDPPKKKRLISLCVGCGNQIHDQYILRVSPDLEWHAACLKCAECNQYLDETCTCFVRDGKTYCKRDYIRLYGIKCAKCSIGFSKNDFVMRARSKVYHIECFRCVACSRQLIPGDEFALREDGLFCRADHDVVERASLGAGDPLSPLHPARPLQMAAEPISARQPALRPHVHKQPEKTTRVRTVLNEKQLHTLRTCYAANPRPDALMKEQLVEMTGLSPRVIRVWFQNKRCKDKKRSIMMKQLQQQQPNDKTNIQGMTGTPMVAASPERHDGGLQANPVEVQSYQPPWKVLSDFALQSDIDQPAFQQLVNFSEGGPGSNSTGSEVASMSSQLPDTPNSMVASPIEA